The following proteins are co-located in the Brassica napus cultivar Da-Ae chromosome A8 unlocalized genomic scaffold, Da-Ae chrA08_Random_10, whole genome shotgun sequence genome:
- the LOC125594476 gene encoding major pollen allergen Ole e 10-like, protein EIGRPNHVYILQSKTIEKSIQTSNKLQKWLKHICLYFVILLYLYSEGTFTRVNAEGHHGEWCVAKPATKKEKLQQIIDFACSKVNCAAISNGGACYSPEDLLLHASVAMNNYYQAEGRHFWNCNFAGSGIIAITDPSTGNCKYQLKK, encoded by the exons GAGATAGGCCGGCCAAATCACGTGTATATATTGCAAAGCAAAACCATAGAGAAGAGTATTCAGACGTCAAACAAGCTACAAAAATGGCTAAAGCACATATGTCTTTATTTCGTCATCTTATTATACCTTTATTCAG AAGGAACTTTCACGAGAGTCAACGCAGAG GGTCATCATGGGGAGTGGTGTGTGGCGAAACCAGCTACGAAGAAAGAAAAACTTCAACAAATTATTGATTTTGCATGTTCAAAAGTCAATTGTGCAGCTATATCGAATGGCGGTGCATGTTATTCTCCTGAGGATCTCCTTCTTCATGCTTCTGTAGCCATGAATAATTATTATCAAGCAGAAGGAAGACACTTTTGGAATTGCAATTTCGCAGGCTCTGGCATCATTGCCATAACTGATCCGA gcACTGGAAATTGcaaatatcaattaaaaaaatga